Part of the Lynx canadensis isolate LIC74 chromosome E3, mLynCan4.pri.v2, whole genome shotgun sequence genome is shown below.
CAGTTGAAGCCCTGGAAGAGAGTGAGATCACCCAAGAAGAGAATACAGGGGGCCTTATTGTGCATTTCCTGGGAAGTAGTTACTCCTCCTTGCACAGAATGTGGGCACTAATGGTGACAGGTGGCAGCCAATGGGTgcttgttttggagagagagggtcCTGGGAGAAGAGATGAACAGGAGTCAGTCCATGAAATGGCCACTATCATCTCGGGAAGTGGCCCAGCCCCACCATACACTGGGGGCTCCTCTAGGGGCCAGGCAGAGGCTCCAGGAGGAGCCAGTGGCCACTGCTCCTGCCCAGTGACCACCACAGTGGCAGCCAAAGGTGTCAGGGTTGGAGAGGCCCTATGAGGGAGGGCTCCTGGAAGCAGAGTATCATCGCCTTAGGTTGACAGCCAGAGAAGAGCTACATAGGTCCAGGACAGGTTGATGTGGCCCCCAGGGTGGTAGGTGGGTGACTGTCCCGATCCCCTTCACGGGGGCTGGTGGGGTCAGGCCTGGTCTGGCAGGGAGCTGAGGGACAGCACCCTGACTGTGGCGGCACCCCATCCTACCAGATGGTGGCCGACATGCGGGAGAAGCGCTACGTGCAGGAAGGGATCGGCAGCAGCTACCTGTTCCGGGTGGACCATGACACCATCATCGATGCCACCAAGTGCGGCAACCTGGCGAGGTTCATCAACCACTGCTGCACGGTGCGTGGGGGGCCAGGCCAGGGTGGGATGGGCATGGGGGTGGAGGGCGGCCACGGCTCAcactgccctcccctcctgtAGCCCAACTGCTATGCCAAGGTGATCACCATCGAGTCCCAGAAGAAGATTGTGATTTACTCCAAGCAGCCCATCGGTGTGGATGAGGAGATCACCTATGACTACAAGTTCCCGCTGGAGGACAACAAGATCCCGTGTCTGTGTGGCACCGAGAGCTGCCGTGGCTCCCTCAACTGAGGTGGGGCAGGACTGGTGCCCACGCCCCTATTTATTCCCCTTGGTGCCCTGagctcccagccccccagccttAGTGGGCTCAGCAGGGCCTACATGCCCCCATCTCCAGATACGGGGTTGGGAGGCCCTGAGCCCAGCAAGGGAGCCTCAGTCCCTTGAGGCAACTTCTGCCTCCCCTGTcgcccctgcccacccaccccctaacttttttttctttgcggAGAAGAAGCTGTAAATGTTTTGTAGCTGCCAGCAGCTGTTTCCTGTGGAAACCTGGGGTGCCGGCCTGTACAGATCCTGTTCTTGGGGGGCTGCATAGCCCCCTTGCTTTGTGTTAATGGGGACTTCCCCTTTGTGCCCTGCGTGCACCCCTCCCCAGTTTAGGGGGTCTCTAGGGGCAGTGGCCATGTTCTccccctggggggggggctctgtgcCCCCAGTCCTAGGGACTCCGTGCCTGGAACCCTGCCTCATCTTCTGTTCCTGCCAGACCCTGTGGGTCACCCTCCCACCCTGGTGTCTGGAAGCTCCTGCTCTGCCAGGCCAggatggtggggggggcgggcccTTCCTGTTGGGCTGGATTGTACATATGTTAATAGCGCAAACCCGACGCCACATTTTTATAATTGTGATTAAACTTTATTGTACAAAAGTGCTTGGTGAATGAATATCTTTGGGaaagagcagggtggggggatgggggttgAGGACAAAGGATGGGGCAAGTGAAGAGAGGGGGAAGTGGATGGCCTGAAGTGTGGGGTGGGTAGACCTACAGACTCAACCACCATTGTTCTGGGTCACCTAATAGGCTGGAATAGTCATCCAGAAATCCCCCACCAAGGTCAGCCAGAGCTGGGCCAAGGTCaggcctctcttcccttcccagaaCCACAGTTACTGCTGGGCTTCTGGCATCCTGGGAAACCCAGCAAAAGGGAAGGACTGACATCATGCAGTGGGAATGAGGTCACCCCACCTGCTCCATCCTCAGTAGCCACCCGGCTGGTTCTGGCTTCCCTAGCCCCTTCCCCAAGTTCTTTGCTGGAACCAGATGGCAGTGGAGTGCAGagtggccaccagggggcgcccTATGGcaagagtgggggacagaggggtGGAGGCTGGGCTGGTGTCTGTTCCTGGAATGGGCCAGGAGGGAGGAGCAAGCGGAAGGGGACGGTGTGTTGGCCGGCTGACCCAGGCGCCGAGAGAAGAGGGTCCCTCCTCCGGTGGCCAGTTTGGGCACCCTGGGACTGTGGCTGCAGGTAGGCAGAGGTGATGCCAGGGCCCACGGGTCCCTTTCCCTAGTTACAgtcttccccatctccctctcccttccttcccagccccttAACTCCTACCCTCCATTTTTGTCCCAGAACCTCCCCCTGCAGCTCAAACCCTGAGCCCTTCCCAAATGCCAAGCCCTCCCCCTTCTTATCTCAGTAACTGCAGTCAGAGGGTGGGTTAGCCTGGCTGCTGCAGCCTCCAGGAGCAGCTCCGGCCCCTGGATCGCTGATCCAGTCCACTGGGCCAGAGGCCCTGTCTAGGAGTAACAGGTGAGCTGCTGGCACTGGAGTAGGTGATGGCAGGCAACTCCAGTTCTCCTCCCCAGCCAGGCATGGCAGACTCCGCAGAGACCCGGAAGCTGGTGTACCTGGTCACAGGTGGCTGCGGCTTCCTAGGGGAGCATGTGGTGCGGATGCTACTGCAGCGGGAACCCAGGCTCTATGAGCTGCGGGTCTTTGACCTGCACCTGGGTCCCTGGCTGGAGGAGCTGAAGACAGGTGATCGTGGAGCGGAGGGaatgggggtggtgggtggactCCCTTTGCCGTGGTGGAAAAGATGATGCCTGTTTATGTCTTCCGGTGCACATGGATGGGATGAATGAGTCACGCTGGGAACATGTGGCTCCCGAGGGTGTAGGCTGAACCCAGCAGCTGGCCGGTGGCCCCAGCTCTGACACTGCCTCTGCCTGCTCCTATCCCTACCAGGGCCCGTGCAGGTGACTGCCATCCAGGGGGATGTGACCCAGGCCCATGAGGTGGCAGCGGCTGTAGCTGGAGCCCACGTGGTCATCCACACAGCTGGGCTGGTGGATGTGTTTGGGAGGGCCAGTCCTGAGACCATCTACGAGGTCAACGTCCAGGGTGAGGTGGCTGtttgttccccaccccctctttGACCTTGACTTCTGTGATCCTTCTGTGGAAACCTGTCCTCTGGGTACTCCTGCCCCTGTAATAGCAGGTCAGCAGCCCTCACTGACCTGCTGTGGGACCTGGGGAAGGAAGCCACGGGCCCTCACCCAaattggggatgggggtgggtgggaaagatgcagagagggaggaagtttTAGCTCGGGtacaccctctccccaccacctctcccAGGCACAAAGAACGTGATTGAGGCTTGTGTGCAGACTGGAACACGGTTCCTGGTCTACACGAGCAGTATGGAAGTTGTGGGGCCCAATATCAAAGGCCACCCCTTCTACAGGTAAGCTGAGGTTCCCCTTGATACTGTAAGAGCCCCATCTCCCCTCCGCATTAAGACCATTCCCtctccccagggcacctgggtggctcagtcggctgagggtcccactcttgatctgGGCTTAGGTCGTGATTTCACGAACCCTGAGGtcgagcaccacatcgggctctgcgctggcagcatggagcctgcttgggattctctttctctctctgcccctccctgatctctctctctctctctctctctcaaaataagtaaaacattaaaaaaaaagaattctccctctcccccaactaGGGGCAATGAGGACACCCCATATGAAGCAATACACAGACACCCTTACCCTTGCAGCAAGGCCCAAGCTGAACGGCTGGTCCTGGAAGCCAATGGAAGGAAGGTGAGACAGGAGAAGAGACACAAAGTGGGGGTGTGGAGGGCTCCTGgtcagaggcagagccagggccaGCAGGACTTTTTTGTATCCAATCTCCAGGTTGAGGAGGCCAGTTCAGGCCTCTGGGTCCTAGGTCTTAGCCCTGCCTGCCTTTTGCCCCCAGGTCCATGGGGGACTGTCCTTGGTGACATGTGCCCTGCGTCCCACTGGCATCTACGGCGAAGGCCACCAGATCATGAGGGACTTCTACCACCAGGGCCTTCGTCTGGGGGGTCGGCTCTTCCGGGCCATCCCAGCCTCTGTGGAGCACAGCCGGGTCTATGTGGGTAAGGCCCAGCCTACACAGCAGGCAGGCTAAGAACAGGGCAGGACCCATGTGGTCCCGGGTGGGCGGTGTGTGCCCTGGCTAGAAAAGGGTGAGCCATATGTGGACCAGAGTAGACGGAGATGCAGGCGTTGTCTGCGCAGGCCGCAGAGGAAACTGCAGTTGTGTGAGTTGGGAAGGCTAACGTAGAAAACATGCCACAGGCTGAGGACACGACTGCAATTACGGGAGCGGCCTCTCCCCAGGAGAGGACAGGGGCAGCATCTCCACAGGGCCAACAGAAGAAGCAGCATCCATGCAGGCCGGCCCGGGAGGGCAAGTGGCTACAGGGCAGAGGAGAAAGCACCCTTCACCAGCGCTGTGGTTATGTGGGCGTGCCTACGTGAGCCCACGGAGGGGGTGTGGCTTGGACACGGGCCCGCCCAGGGGAGAGCAGCGTCTGCGTCGTCTCCAGGGCACTCAGGGGCACATtcgcctcccctcctccactggcaGGCAATGTGGCCTGGATGCACGTGCTGGTAGCCCAAGAGCTGGAGCAGCGAGCTGCGCTGATGGGCGGCCAGGTGTACTTCTGCTATGACGAATCACCCTACAAGAGCTACGAGGACTTCAACATGGAGTTCCTGGGCCCCTGTGGGCTGCGGCTGGTGGACACCCGCCTGCTGGTGCCCTACTGGCTGCTGATGCTCCTGGCTACTCTCAATGCCCTGCTGCAGTGGCTGCTGCGGCCACTGCTGCTCTACGCCCCCCTGCTCAACCCCTACACGCTGGCCGTGGCCAACACCACCTTCACCGTGAGCACCAACAAAGCCCAGCGCCATTTCGGCTACAAGCCCCTATTCTCGTGGGAGGACAGCCGGACCCGCACCATCCGCTGGGTACAGGCCGTGGAGGGTTCAGCCCCTTAACAGTGGAGCTGGGGCCCTGGAGCCCAGCATGGCACATCCATCCAGGTCCAGAGCCCTCAAaccctgggtggggagggaaggctgCATTCTAGAGCTGGAAGAGGGGTCTGGTGCCACACCGGTTATCCTACAGCTCTCCACAGTTTTAATCCCATGAGCCTTCAGTCCATGTCCTGATGCGTCTAAGTTCTAGGGCAGGGTTTTGGGGCAGGCATGTCTTCACTCTCAACCCAGGCCTGATGGCTGGTTGGCGGATGTCTGATTCGCCTGATGTTCTCAACTGCCCATCCCATTTCTGGCTTTTCGAGCGGGAAGTGAGTAGGAGTTCCATGGGCTTCATGCTGGCTTTCTTGTGTCCAGGTGTGACTCTCAGGCCTGGATTCAGAGTGAAGATACTTTCTGGCTCCTGTCACCACCTTTGGCCCTCCCTCAGGGATCACAGTCCCATTATTTTCAAACATTGATCACCTTTGGACAGCTCTTTTCAATGAAGCCTACGCAAAtctgtgtatttttccttcttcccacccctccacccaaATTAGTTCCTGCAGTAATGTTCGATCTCTGCCTGAGGATGCCCTGGTAATGCTGTACCTGGCCAAGCCCTAGATTAAAGTTCCTTATCCAAGCCTGTGCCCATCTGCCTGTCCAGctctccctcccgcctcccaccacgtctcccccttccccacggCGCCCGTCCCGTGTGGGGACAGAAGGAAGTGAGCACACAGCACGCCCGCTGTTGGATTGGTTGCTATTTCTCCCGTCCCACGGGGCCCGACCCGGcccggagtgggggtgggggtggggggctctggggacaggacatgcagggcagggggcggggcagaattttcctgtgttttatccATTTGCAACTTGGTCACCAATAGAGAGAAATGGGACTCTGAGGGCTAACAGGAGAGGGTGGCCTGGCTCTGGgcccccagccaggccccaggAGTCCTGTCCCCtctggggaggaaa
Proteins encoded:
- the HSD3B7 gene encoding 3 beta-hydroxysteroid dehydrogenase type 7 isoform X2 translates to MADSAETRKLVYLVTGGCGFLGEHVVRMLLQREPRLYELRVFDLHLGPWLEELKTGPVQVTAIQGDVTQAHEVAAAVAGAHVVIHTAGLVDVFGRASPETIYEVNVQGTKNVIEACVQTGTRFLVYTSSMEVVGPNIKGHPFYRGNEDTPYEAIHRHPYPCSKAQAERLVLEANGRKAMWPGCTCW
- the HSD3B7 gene encoding 3 beta-hydroxysteroid dehydrogenase type 7 isoform X1, whose amino-acid sequence is MADSAETRKLVYLVTGGCGFLGEHVVRMLLQREPRLYELRVFDLHLGPWLEELKTGPVQVTAIQGDVTQAHEVAAAVAGAHVVIHTAGLVDVFGRASPETIYEVNVQGTKNVIEACVQTGTRFLVYTSSMEVVGPNIKGHPFYRGNEDTPYEAIHRHPYPCSKAQAERLVLEANGRKVHGGLSLVTCALRPTGIYGEGHQIMRDFYHQGLRLGGRLFRAIPASVEHSRVYVGNVAWMHVLVAQELEQRAALMGGQVYFCYDESPYKSYEDFNMEFLGPCGLRLVDTRLLVPYWLLMLLATLNALLQWLLRPLLLYAPLLNPYTLAVANTTFTVSTNKAQRHFGYKPLFSWEDSRTRTIRWVQAVEGSAP